In Trichomycterus rosablanca isolate fTriRos1 chromosome 20, fTriRos1.hap1, whole genome shotgun sequence, one DNA window encodes the following:
- the LOC134334292 gene encoding NLR family CARD domain-containing protein 3-like: protein MGKPKEQGNSRGERSDSAEFSSSDKPSLIAHRRRRGYTSEELEHKAITLLKIELKRFKDLLCLDYPACSEEEDVESEEYQVNVKEGALKIILHVLKKMNQAELAKTLQNKLVSIYQKPLKSELINKFQITNDGIFQHGTMRLLTATETPLYVSEMSRSDDEGHETRRIEMPKTSPRQTPVQMSDLFKDKLIRTVLTTGVAGIGKTVSVQKFILDWAEGNTNQDVVFLFPLSFRELNLIKHEKISLTNLLLSFYPVTKAMQLIVSGAHKVLFIFDGLDECRFDLDFQNNEYLCDVTQPASVEVLLTNLIKGNLLPSALIWVTSRPGAAGLIPPDFVDQVTEIRGFSDSQIERYFMMRMRDQRLANTITAHVKSSNSFYHMCQIPAFCSISATVLQRVMGGTERNEIPEIPETLTQMFVHFLALHLKNMDTNPQQATESILTLGKLAFQQLEKGNLIFYEEDLTECGFNVQKASLYSGWCGQVFSQDVSLHPAKVFSFVHLSAQEFLAALYAFYSFIKKSPAEPGTTDLSDLFQSSDVSDLHKRAVDKAVTSHNGHLDLFLRFLLGLSLESNRTRLRGFFTQAGSISDSEETVEYIKRKIRESSSPEKSVNLIHCLNELGDRTLEQEVRTLLKNGGYSCPSDTRLRPAQLSVLMFVLLNPEKTLDEFHLSQYDKSEECLLMMLPVIKASRKALLQGCNLTEKSCAALASVLSSDCSLRELDLSMNQLGDLGVKVLVTGLRNPQCRLEMLSTGSSCLKELDLSKNELHDSGVKLLAEGLKSPHCKLETLRLEWCSITDEGCTALASALLSNPSSLLRNLYLYINELGEMGEEPLCNLLKDSNCNLEKLELKVASVSEEVGAALTLAVALNPSTLMKELDVYCPAKGLRWNLLYDLLKDPRCNLELIRLIPPSHSERVSSPVSSEDQEA from the exons TCGA GGTGAGCGTTCCGACTCGGCTGAGTTCAGCTCGTCAGATAAACCTTCACTGATCGCCCACAGACGGAGACGAGGCTACACATCTGAG GAGCTGGAGCACAAAGCCATCACTCTTTTAAAGATCGAGCTAAAGAGGTTCAAGGACCTGCTGTGTCTGGATTACCCAGCGTGCTCGGAGGAGGAGGACGTGGAAAGTGAGGAATATCAGGTCAACGTCAAAGAGGGAGCACTGAAAATCATACTGCACGTCCTGAAGAAAATGAACCAGGCCGAACTCGCTAAGACGCTGCAGAACA AGCTGGTCAGTATTTACCAGAAGCCACTGAAGTCTGAACTGATAAATAAATTTCAAATAACAAACGATGGAATCTTCCAACATGGAACCATGAGGCTCCTGACCGCAACCGAGACACCGCTCTACGTCTCAGAGATGTCTCGAAGCGACGACGAGGGACACGAGACGAGACGAATCGAGATGCCAAAAACTTCACCACGTCAGACGCCCGTTCAAATGAGCGACCTCTTCAAAGACAAGCTGATCAGAACTGTCCTGACTACAGGAGTGGCTGGAATTGGGAAGACGGTCTCGGTGCAGAAGTTCATCCTGGACTGGGCTGAAGGAAACACAAACCAGGACGTGGTCTTCCTGTTCCCGCTGTCCTTCCGAGAGCTGAATTTGATAAAGCATGAAAAGATCAGTCTGACGaaccttcttctttccttttACCCCGTAACCAAGGCCATGCAGTTGATCGTCTCCGGAGCCCACAAGGTCCTGTTCATCTTTGACGGTCTTGACGAATGTCGGTTTGATCTGGATTTCCAGAATAACGAGTACTTGTGTGACGTGACCCAGCCGGCCTCGGTGGAGGTGCTGCTGACGAACCTCATCAAGGGTAATCTTCTTCCCTCCGCTCTGATATGGGTAACATCTCGACCGGGCGCGGCCGGTCTGATCCCTCCCGACTTCGTGGATCAAGTCACGGAGATCCGAGGGTTCAGCGACTCCCAGATTGAGAGGTACTTCATGATGAGGATGAGAGACCAGAGGCTCGCTAATACAATCACTGCTCACGTGAAGTCATCGAACAGCTTCTACCACATGTGCCAAATCCCTGCGTTCTGTTCCATTTCAGCCACCGTTCTACAGAGAGTGATGGGCGGAACGGAGAGGAACGAGATCCCCGAGATCCCCGAGACTCTGACCCAAATGTTCGTACATTTTTTAGCCCTTCATCTTAAAAATATGGACACTAATCCTCAGCAGGCTACAGAGAGCATTCTGACACTGGGAAAACTGGCTTTCCAGCAGCTGGAGAAGGGCAACCTGATTTTCTACGAAGAAGATCTGACCGAGTGTGGGTTCAATGTCCAAAAAGCATCGCTGTACTCAGGATGGTGCGGTCAGGTTTTCAGCCAGGACGTCAGTCTGCACCCGGCAAAGGTTTTCAGCTTCGTGCATCTAAGTGCCCAAGAATTTCTGGCAGCTTTATACGCATTTTATTCCTTCATCAAGAAGAGTCCGGCAGAACCTGGGACCACAGATCTGTCCGATCTTTTCCAAAGCTCCGACGTGTCCGACTTGCACAAGAGAGCGGTAGACAAGGCCGTAACGAGTCACAATGGACACTTGGACCTGTTTCTCCGCTTCCTGCTCGGCCTCTCGCTGGAGTCTAACCGGACTCgattacgagggttcttcacgCAGGCAGGAAGCATCTCTGACAGCGAGGAGACCGTCGAGTACATCAAGAGGAAGATCCGGGAGAGCTCGTCTCCAGAGAAATCTGTCAACCTGATCCACTGCCTTAATGAACTGGGGGATCGGACTCTTGAGCAGGAGGTTCGAACCCTCTTGAAGAACGGAGGTTATAGTTGTCCCAGCGACACACGGCTCCGTCCTGCTCAGCTGTCTGTCCTCATGTTTGTGCTTTTAAACCCAGAAAAGACTCTGGATGAGTTTCATTTGAGTCAATACGACAAATCTGAGGAATGTCTTCTGATGATGCTGCCGGTAATCAAAGCGTCCAGAAAAGCTCT ccTGCAGGGCTGTAACCTCACAGAGAAAAGCTGTGCAGCTTTAGCCTCGGTTCTCAGCTCAGACTGTTCTCTGAGAGAGCTGGACCTGAGTATGAATCAACTTGGAGATTTAGGAGTGAAGGTGCTAGTGACGGGATTGAGGAACCCACAGTGCAGACTGGAGATGCTCAG CACTGGTTCCTCGTGTTTGAAGGAGCTGGACCTGAGTAAGAACGAGCTCCacgattcaggagtgaagctgctcgcTGAAGGACTGAAGagtccacactgtaaactggagacactgag GTTGGAGTGGTGCAGCATTACAGATGAAGGCTGcactgctctggcttcagctctgctCTCCAACCCCTCATCACTCCTGAGGAACCTCTACCTGTACATAAACGAGCTGGGAGAGATGGGAGAAGAGCCTCTCTGTAACCTCCTGAAGGATTCAAACTGTAATCTGGAGAAACTCGA GCTGAAGGTGGCCAGTGTTTCAGAGGAAGTAGGTGCTGCTCTGACTTTAGCTGTGGCGTTGAACCCCTCGACACTGATGAAGGAGCTGGACGTTTACTGCCCAGCTAAAGGTTTAAGGTGGAACCTGCTCTATGATCTGCTGAAGGATCCGCGCTGTAACCTGGAATTAATACG TCTCATTCCTCCTTCTCATTCGGAAAGAGTTTCTTCTCCAGTGAGTTCTGAGGACCAGGAAGCCTAA